The window agaagagaatcaAGCATTTTGTGAGTGACCTTTATAAGCTAAAGAAGTATTTTGTGAGTgatttttataaaaggaaCAAGTATTTTGAAAGCTTTCTTTCTAAATCTTGTGTTGTGCGCATACATTATTATACGTTATGTTGTTGGTGTTAATGttgttatttgaaaagaaaactaatgtTTCTTGATTGTTGATTGTAATGCTTGTATGTGAGTAAACTATTAGCCTTATTCCTATCAATGAACTAACTATTATGTGGTGTGCATATAATGAGTAAAGGAGTTGATTGAACGACCTAAGCAACGAAAAATGAactagaaaattttataagaGATGCTAGTGAGATGAATTACGGGTCTATGCAATGGAATGATTTATGTTCTTGGTGGAAATGAATAAGTAAAGGCTAATGTGTAATTTATGTGGTTTATGAAATGAGGCGTTGTAAGCCCgtgtttataaaaatgaaaagttatttgTGATTGAATTGTATTCTCCAAAAGGTGTTTCTAAACTCTCACTCACTAAGTCATAGACTTATGTTTTAAGCTTTCACTACCCCAAGTTGTAAGAAGCTATGTGATTGAGTTGAAAGCTAAGATATCGAGTTGAAAGTTAAGCAATTGGTTAGGGAGCTAAGTGATCACCAATCGAGTTAAAATGTAAGTGATTGGAGCTAAGCAATTGGTCAAGTAGTTAAGCGATTAGACGGAAGAGCGAAGTAATCGTTGAAGATGGAAGACTGTGAAGACGTTTatgatttcttatttaagtcttgTAATTGTAAAGAAAACATGAATTATGTTTGTACTCGGTGTAAagtgttaagttaataaagagaagaagttGTGTTTACTCCACTGCATTGTTTAGTAGTTAAAGAGCTTAAGTAAAGCTAATTAAGTTAAGTGGTTAAGTTGGTTGTTTAAGTTATTTTGTTGCATTATGCTTATAAAattgagttgtttgattttgatctTTGAAGTTGTTTCGCTTACTAGGAgttcaacaaatttatcaCGTTGTGATACACGTTGATTGTCTAGGTAGCACGTCTCTACTAGATTGTGTACACaccaaaatgtaattaatttagtaatttgttatatatttataaattttccaaaaaaatatatgaaactttattaaacttttgaaatggaTCACTTGTCTAGGTGGTAATGAATGGTTAAAATTCTTGTTTGATTCAAAGCTTGTgtgattcatttttatttagctttatatatttatactttttaacgTTTTCAAATTGCTTCACAttattttaaaggaaaattatccaaagtagaaaaaaaaacatttatttagacttcaaacaaaaataatgaaatgaattttgttttttactgaTTGTTTTTCGATGGAATGTAATTATCACACATACAAGatttaaaatgtcacaaatgcactcattacttatatatatatttgatacatttgatatacATCATATACACTTAATACCCCTTGATATGTCCGATACACTTGATAATCCCTAATACccaaatatatttgatacatttgatacttcttgattcattttgaatcttgatatacttgatgcacatgatactctttgatactCTAAATACCTTTTGATATACTTGAAAAACTTTGATACACGTGAAACACTGATTTGATAAACCTAATAATCCTTAGTTCACTATGGTTACTTGTAGTCTAATTTGATAGGTAAAGACTATATTTCacgtttaaaataaaattataatgataggtataaatttgaaaataagaaggGCACATGCTTTATTGAAGAAAGTGGATAGGTAACTTATGGATTTAATAGTACACACAGATCAATAACATGATTTTATTGTAGAAAccaaatttactaatttaaagtACAAAAGGTTACGTCCAAACATTATGATGTGAAATTTCTCCCTCTCGCTCCTTAGTAGAATTAACAGTTCAACTATCTGAGGGAGGAACCAAGGGTGAAGATTTTGTTATCTTTGATCTGAAAAGCTTCTCAAAATGAGCTGTGAGATTGAAAGAAGCTTCAAAAACTTGGGGTGAAAATGCCCCAAAAATTGATGTCTTTCCTCCCAACTCTTCTAACAGAGGGCTGTGTTACAATCAatcaaaaaatcaaactttgttaataataatgttaacTTATAAATGATATACATCCGTGTATTATATGTTcgtttgttttgaatttttcttcaaacaaaaccacaaaatatttataaggaatagaacaatttcaaaaatagaaaaaatttactgaccacaataaaaaataacaaaaatgttcTACGATCAATTGACGTCTAGCAAccctaatatatttgaaaaattattatttaaatttaactattctatttgaaaaatgattgtttcaatttaactattctatttttgttctatattttttagtttatatttcaTCGTTTAaatacccaaatttaaacaatttttttcataattttttttattacacgatagtttaaatttggttatcCAAATCTTAAGATTTTTTGGTACgatagtttatatttgaaaaacgattgtttttttatacaGGTTTAGATTAGAtttgatagtttaaatttgactttaaattttgaatattgaatatttttgtatgatcttttatatatagtacATTCCACCAAATAACTGAAAAACGgcctaaaaaagaaagaccATGAAAagtaataacaaatattaaatattttaaaaattattcttagtTAAAGgcactttcttttctttgaaatgCATTCAAATTGTAACGCAAATTAGGTAGAATCAATTTTCTATGAACTATGACTCCGTTTGAAaacttcaaaacatttttttttttaaactgttAAGTTAAgattaagagaaaaaacataaatcaaaacaccaagaaaagaattcaaattaaaaaaaaaaaaaaagacaaaagctCAATAATGCAAAATTGAAACTTACTGTGTGGTGGTGATAATAGTGAAGCACTCCAATCCTTCTTCTCCGGCCATTTTTCCGACGGCAAAGTACTTTGGAACCAAAACCAACTGTCCCGCTTTCACTTCCGCATCAATTTGATAACGCATAAACGTCTCAGCAATCTGAACCCGACCCGACCCGCTCGCTACATATATCAGCTGCACCGAAGGGTCGGCAACATACACCGGCGATCGCACGGCATTGGCCTCAAGCTTCTCAAGAACTGCCGTCAGCCCAGATTTCCCAATAAATGGAAACTTCTCTTCCGTTAGGACAGTCACCGACCCACCACCCTTGACTACGGCATCGGGAGCGGTGTGGTATATGTTGAAAACAAGATCGCTGTGGCAGTCGGGCTCGGGTAAGGTTTGGTCATCTTTGAGCTTGAATATTAGGCCGTTGGGTTGGCTTTTGAGAAGTacctctctttccttttcgGTTAGATCGTACACTTTTTCAATGTAGTCCGACGAGAAGCCTTGTAGGACTCCGAGGGGTCCAGCAAAGACAACGTAGGTGATGTCACCGGGAATGAGAGCGTTTCGGGTGTCGCCGACGAGAAGGACTTCGAAATCGGAGTCTCCGTCGTTAAACCACCAAGAGGTGACTCCCTCCGGCACTGGAATTACGTCTCCTTTCTTTAGTCTCACCGCTGCTTCCTCAGATTTGCATGGAAATATAATTCCGGCTACTCCGCTACCTGCACGTTTAATTTCATGTGCAATATTGACCAAAGAAAACAGTGTTAACAAATCCACTACACgttttttttcaacaacacTCATTTTCGTTTTACAAAACCGTTCCATTTCAGAAAATTCATATacaatagaatttaaattaatacaattagtAATTCAAAAGTGaaggaaaattaattattcaattgatacaatagaatttaaattaatacagtCTAACCTTGAAGAACGTAGCCAACTTTGGAGGAATCAGAGTTATGAGGAACCGCAAAACCACGTGGATGGAGAAGGAGTCTTCCGGCGCCGACTTTAGTCTGAGAAATGATCGGAAAATCGGAAGGGAACCATTTATGGAAGGATCCACCTTCTCCCgtaaagaaatttgaaggatCCATTGGCTTCAAATTCaactccatttttctttttctttttcttcaaattgtgACACTAATaaattcctttctttttttcttcttttctatccCCTACCAAAGGCTTCTTTTTATACTTATAATTTGATgcttcttttctctctttatagagaaaataataattgtatttatcATGCATCATTCACAtgtctaaaatttcaaaactagcGTCGGGATCTATAGGTAAGTCAACTTGTATGTAGAATACAatactaattttgttttgaattttaatttattatcgTTTCCAATTAAAACCTATCTCTCTTACTAATTATTTGTGCACATACATACCTTGTCTTTCGTTGCTATGTAGATCTAAATAGACTATTTGGATGTTATTCAACATTTATGTTTGACATACATTCATTGGTTTCAAgaggttttaaatttattgatttataatttcatgacaaaatttatttgtgattgaACCAAAAATCTTCGTCTCTCTATTCATCATTacttttaatatgattttaaaacaCACTTCTACCTacctataaatttattaagtttatgtttattttctctatttgggacttttaatattttgttttgaatgttTAGAATTCTTATACAAATACGGGTAAtccaatatttacaattttaaatttaatgaagTGAATAGttattcaagatttatatttttcttatatagaAATGTTCGTTGGGTCAAAAGcatttcatattaattttgctagttatttgtgaatttttcCTACCTGAAGACGATAGTACACAAATTTATGCAAGCTATATATACTCATTTTGGTCTCTTTTTATGTATGTTGTAAATTAACCTATAAGAAAACTATACAACATTATCTACTCTTTCTTTGTTAATTTCGTAAAaccatattaaatattttattgtttaaaaataacaaaaaaaatattccattCACTAGTCATTATGGGCACCTGCATCACATGTGCTATCTCTATCTCTACTATCTCtactatatattaaacaaacaaGCTATATATCTACCaacattttttactttttctcttttttcttaattttttttaataataacaatttttcccTTATGGCCACATCTCTTCATTGTCTAACCTCACTTCAACAAAacccaacaaaacaaaagaagttcaaagaaaaagacatgAAGATTTCCCTTTTCCTTCTCCTAGGAGTAACAAAGAAACAATCACGAATCACAAAAAACTAAGAGAAAGATATATGATAAAAAGGTAAGTCGTTTATTAAGATAGATGATACTGATTGAAGACATGATTATAGTTGTCTAAATAAAAAGacggaaaaaataatatgaaatgaagaatGATAATGTAGACAAGATGATGATGAGAGATGCTCATAGGAATTTGGAGGTTAGTTgaatttctctatttctttttctattgtttcttaTGACTAACATAATATCCATCACTTACAACAATATCACCCAAAAATTAGGGTTCAAAATCTTTCATATATTTGATTCAATACATGGATATATAAAGTTACGTCTAGAAAAACTATCTAATTCTGTAATACATAACCAAGAAGtaagataaacaaaataaaaaaaagaaattatattgttactaaaatctaggaaattaataaataaaaattaatcttcATGAAGATTTGTCCCTGATATCGTGGAccattcattatttttcacattcttggtcattttttttacgtcttcttcaagatttttttaatctccttttacatatttttaaactacTTATCTTCAccatttttagcaaaattatTCGAAGTTACTTTATCTTCCTCATATTcaagaatatcaagataatttaaatatcattttgacaTTATGTAAACGATCCGATCGTTTATCATTgtcaacacgatcatttacTATGATCAACacgattttaaatttgaaactctTTTCCTATcgtttaaaaaagaactatacAATTGAATTGATATGATCTAAGCGATTGTGTACtaatatctaaatgatcttgtacccAATATCATGTACcaagaataatttaaatttggtacaagattgtGTATGAAGATcacttaaaatttgtataagaTCGTGTACTAATATCTAAACGAACTTGTACCCAAGGTCGTGTATCACAATCATTTAGTttttggtacaagatcatgTACGTACTGTCGTgacgtgatcgctacgcggagcggtcgacctccccgtttatttaattttaataaatagttttggagtcgccaccaaccatattagggtgtgattggtcaccaaaaaaaaaaatggtctgcgtagattcagagatttaagttcgggagtcagttgtgtgtagggaaggtgttagcaccctacaacacccaaaaaaatggttacccaattttatcttttaaattaaattatagaggttcacaaaataaagtttttatttaggttttgtttaaatgtctcatgtttatcaattcatatcgaagaaagtaaaacctaagcatgaattgatgattatgagttgcataggagccattagaaaaattaagtttatttttgttttaaaagatttttattcaccttaagaatattaagataccaaaacttgatattttaatctctatcataggtgtttaatgagaaatttcatgtatctagaatgaaaatactactcagtctcatttaaaatatgaaatgtgtttatttaaaaataatctattaattaaatttcaaacggaaaaatttcatgtattcatggattttaaattataaaatccataaaaaacaatactttttctccgatttacatttttatatttaaattgaaaaatgaataataacaatgacaaaacattatgaaatttgaaaaatacttaaagggtaatatgttgagataaaataaatgcataaaaaaaatacatgataACGTAAGCAATACGCAAAATGtacaagataattaattaatacagcacatgcaagataattaattaatgcagaatgatgcaaaataattaattaattcaaaacatgtaaaataattaattaattcaaaaggatgcaaaataattaattaattcaaaacgatgcaaaatgattaattaatacaaaaaggtgaaaaataattaattaatgcagaaataggcaaattaattaattaattcagaaatatgcaaaataattaattaattcagaaatatgcaaaataattaattatgctaGACCagagtaataaataattacttGAGGATGTCAAATGggtgaaataataattaattgcaGAGTGTCAAAGTAGGTTTAATGCAAGATGCCAATAAATAATCACAGTAGCCAATGGATGTCAAATAGTTTtagtgattaattaattaatacagaatacaaataatttgaataagtAATTGACATAAGAGACCAAATGAGTgtcaaaataattaacgatatgcaaataattagctCACAATGGAGGatgtcaaaaattaaaactgtcaaatacattgtgctaattaattaaccatgcATAATTAAAAGAGTATGCCAAATGaatagttattttcaaatgcataattaacatatatgcCAAATGGATAATTATTAAACCAAGATACCAAATAGATACACacaattaacacagaatgtaAAATGGGTGcttagataattaaaaagatagcaaataattaaatcagtATGCCaaatgaatgtcaaataagtgttaaataattaagacatcaatcaaataattaacacatcatttaattaattaaccaaatgaaataattaacatagcacccaaatggatgtcaaataattaatcaagaaCACACTTATTAATTAAGGCAGTAGCCAAATAGATgcaaaacaactaattaatcaGCTCAACAATCAAATAGTCAAAATGGGTGTCAAATTAATTAGCATGCAGAACTCAGCAATCAAAATACTCCAATGGccaaatggatgtcaaataattaacgaGGATGCAGAAAATTAACATagaccaaataattaacatagcaTTGACGgtatgctaattaattaaccaaataattaatgccAAATCAGATAATTAACTCACAAcagccaaataattaaacggATGCAGAACTCATCcatcaaaatagtcaaatggCCAAATAGATGTGCAGAAATAAGTGTAATCAGATGcaaaacactaattaattaggaCAGCAATCAAAGAGTCAAATGGGTgccaaataattcaaatgatgcaaataattaaaagatgtgAAATGAGTGCCCAATGATTAACACACCAGCTAATTAATGAGTGCCAAATGATTAACACCAGCTAATTAATGAGTGCCAAATGATTAACACATCAGCTAATTAATgagtgatttaaatgaataattaagacagcacccagatgggtgccaaataattactgggtgccaaataattaagccAGTATCATCAAacatgaataataaaaaaaaacttacaaggTCTGCCTTAAATGCAAAATGTTCTGGGTTGATCCTCCTCAcctcttccaaaaaaaaataatcttttacGTGTCCCTCTTCTCTACCAAATAATTctccagcaaaaaaaattctcccCCCATTTTgaatcttctccttctctttttatagggAAATGTCTCCTTTTTTAGATAGAAGTGAAGTGGGTTTAGATAGTGAAATGGAGTACAGAGAAATgtggaagagtgggagaacgtgagagattggggaagaaggtggaagaagagaaatgtggaagagtgggagaacgtgagagattggagaagaaggtggaagagtgggagaacgtGAGAAAGTGGGAGGATTGTGACTCAAGAAAACaagggatggttgagaaaaatagggagaagaaaaaaaaaacctttacttttaaatttaattttaaatatgtttttatttttgtttttgttttaaaacataaatttaaaaattaagatttaaatttaaattcaaattcaaattcttttaaaaaagtaataaataaattaatgaaaaaaataaaaggcaggacaaaatacggtatctacacGTACCAAACTTAGTACCAAGACCATTTCGATCTTGACAAGATCGTTTAGCtattggtacaagatcgtCTAAAGAAAGACTACACGCACAAATGTAATCAATTAATCGTATTGACTGAAATATTTTACTGGTgtgttacaattttttaaaagaacttaaattaaaccattaaatatttttccctTCTAATAGTTGAAAGAGGAAATATTTCTAATAgttcaataagaaaatatgCGTCATAGAATTGCACTTGCAAAGTTTGAAAGAAGTATTTAGTTTgctaaacttaattttatatttatttttcattaaatctttctcaaccatttttattttgccattcatatattttcatgtattcttttttctttatggagc of the Cucumis sativus cultivar 9930 chromosome 3, Cucumber_9930_V3, whole genome shotgun sequence genome contains:
- the LOC101218178 gene encoding legumin J, coding for MELNLKPMDPSNFFTGEGGSFHKWFPSDFPIISQTKVGAGRLLLHPRGFAVPHNSDSSKVGYVLQGSGVAGIIFPCKSEEAAVRLKKGDVIPVPEGVTSWWFNDGDSDFEVLLVGDTRNALIPGDITYVVFAGPLGVLQGFSSDYIEKVYDLTEKEREVLLKSQPNGLIFKLKDDQTLPEPDCHSDLVFNIYHTAPDAVVKGGGSVTVLTEEKFPFIGKSGLTAVLEKLEANAVRSPVYVADPSVQLIYVASGSGRVQIAETFMRYQIDAEVKAGQLVLVPKYFAVGKMAGEEGLECFTIITTTHPLLEELGGKTSIFGAFSPQVFEASFNLTAHFEKLFRSKITKSSPLVPPSDS